In Luteitalea sp. TBR-22, one genomic interval encodes:
- a CDS encoding alkaline phosphatase family protein, producing the protein MRRLVGPGWALILPLAIVAIPALAPARQPEARQGRVILVSLDGMGTQLFREDPVSQELQALRALRARGVMAEGLVSHMPSTTANTHAALWTGAWGDVNGITSNEMPLAPRSAHPVAEHVSGYRSEGLRAEPLWIAAARQGVRTVAQQATQVYPLRAETTGAGLAQPPTILHGYQAPVVAPARWLGGDDMARVPCDRDDPPDAGVCLAWRAGPVSFRAALTTAAEGTRQLVVRVDGHPRHVVVGQAPTEQALPRGRALARHFSDGLLVDLPGQPPVMAYFRLFEISPDASSLVLFQSVLQEAVYATGEPVARADAIAFLEAAGGFVGNGKGEPWERPGVSGRPFGMGGDGTRERRYLETLELGMRQTIRHAAFLWQRHRPRLLVGYVSMPDELDHAWLGQARQDARYDQWRRWGYQLVDRAVETYVGLLEAGDHIVFVSDHGMAAVTHELRVNQLLRDAGLVALDASGRVDAARSQVLFGRNCFLVHTDEWKGGVVPATRKRAVIEKTIAVLTSARPPQGAAPIVSGVYATDAERARLGFGGPNGHDACIDVRPGYMVSTSTDGGPIVRTRARPTGEHGFLPTRPDMLGILIAAGPRLPHGGTWPRQRAIDVAPLVSDLLDISPPRDARGRSPLQR; encoded by the coding sequence ATGCGCCGCCTGGTTGGCCCGGGTTGGGCGCTGATCCTCCCGCTCGCCATCGTCGCCATTCCCGCCCTGGCGCCGGCTCGCCAGCCCGAGGCCCGGCAGGGCCGCGTGATCCTCGTCAGCCTCGACGGCATGGGCACGCAGCTGTTCCGCGAGGATCCCGTCAGCCAGGAATTGCAGGCGCTCCGTGCGCTCCGGGCCCGCGGCGTGATGGCCGAGGGCCTCGTGTCGCACATGCCGAGCACCACCGCCAACACGCATGCGGCCCTCTGGACCGGTGCCTGGGGCGACGTGAACGGCATCACGTCCAACGAGATGCCGCTCGCGCCTCGGTCGGCGCACCCGGTCGCCGAGCACGTCTCCGGCTATCGGTCCGAGGGACTGCGCGCCGAACCGCTGTGGATCGCGGCGGCGCGGCAGGGCGTCCGGACGGTGGCCCAACAGGCCACACAGGTGTATCCCCTGCGCGCCGAGACGACCGGCGCCGGGCTCGCCCAGCCGCCCACCATCCTGCACGGCTACCAGGCGCCGGTGGTGGCGCCTGCCCGTTGGCTCGGGGGCGACGACATGGCGCGCGTACCGTGCGACCGCGATGACCCGCCGGATGCCGGCGTGTGCCTGGCCTGGAGGGCGGGTCCCGTGTCCTTCCGCGCCGCCCTCACGACGGCAGCGGAGGGCACGCGGCAGCTCGTCGTCAGGGTCGATGGCCACCCGCGGCACGTCGTCGTCGGCCAGGCTCCGACGGAACAGGCCCTGCCGCGAGGTCGGGCCCTGGCGCGCCATTTCAGTGACGGCCTGCTCGTGGACCTGCCCGGACAGCCGCCGGTGATGGCGTACTTCCGGCTGTTCGAGATCAGCCCCGATGCCTCGTCACTGGTGTTGTTCCAGTCGGTGCTGCAGGAGGCCGTCTACGCAACGGGCGAGCCGGTCGCGCGGGCCGACGCCATCGCGTTCCTCGAGGCTGCCGGCGGGTTCGTGGGCAACGGCAAGGGCGAGCCGTGGGAGCGGCCCGGGGTGAGCGGGCGCCCCTTCGGCATGGGCGGCGACGGCACGCGTGAGCGTCGGTACCTCGAGACGCTCGAACTCGGCATGCGGCAGACGATCCGGCACGCCGCGTTCCTGTGGCAGCGACACAGGCCACGTCTCCTGGTGGGCTACGTCAGCATGCCCGACGAGCTCGACCACGCGTGGCTGGGGCAGGCGCGGCAGGACGCGCGCTACGACCAGTGGCGGCGCTGGGGCTACCAGCTCGTCGACCGCGCCGTGGAGACGTACGTCGGCCTGCTGGAGGCAGGTGACCACATCGTGTTCGTCAGCGATCACGGCATGGCGGCGGTCACGCACGAACTCCGGGTCAACCAGCTGCTGCGCGACGCGGGCCTGGTCGCCCTCGATGCGAGCGGCCGGGTCGATGCCGCGAGGTCGCAGGTGCTCTTCGGTCGCAACTGCTTCCTCGTGCACACCGACGAGTGGAAGGGCGGCGTCGTGCCGGCCACGCGCAAGCGCGCCGTCATCGAGAAGACCATCGCGGTGCTGACGTCGGCACGCCCGCCGCAGGGCGCCGCGCCGATCGTGAGCGGGGTGTACGCCACCGACGCGGAGCGCGCGAGACTCGGGTTCGGTGGACCCAACGGGCACGACGCCTGCATCGACGTGCGTCCCGGCTACATGGTGTCCACCTCGACGGACGGGGGACCGATCGTGAGGACCAGGGCGCGCCCGACGGGCGAGCACGGGTTCCTGCCCACACGACCGGACATGCTGGGCATCCTGATTGCCGCCGGCCCGCGATTGCCGCACGGAGGCACGTGGCCGCGCCAGCGGGCCATCGACGTCGCGCCCCTGGTGAGTGACCTTCTGGACATCAGCCCGCCGCGCGATGCGCGGGGCCGGTCACCCCTTCAGCGGTGA
- a CDS encoding serine hydrolase: protein MTALSLEKSMVRKGVLSLVTWVLVAGLATAQGLPAGAPEQVGMAGDRLARISSTMRALVDQGRVAGTVTLVARNGKVVYHEAAGKRDVEKNVAMTTDTLFRIASMSKAITSVAVMMLVEEGKVHLDDPVSRFIPSFAKTTVVVPPATGAPSAGTAGTAPAARPITIRHLLTHTAGISYGNGNPFEADYRAGGVIGWYFADKDEPIAATIDRLAKLPMDSQPGDKYVYGFNTDILGVVVEKASGLTLADFMRTRIFEPLKMGDTQFYVDPAKADRLATVYSMPKAGGSLERAPEPGMGQGHYVNGPRKSYSGGAGLVSTASDYARFLQMLLNGGTLDGARLLSPKTVELMTSNHVGALYSNGNFGFGLGFEITEHVGRSGRPGSVGEYGWGGAYHTKFWVDPVEKLVVVFMTQLLPAAGSDAHMTLRQLVYGAVVDAPNATVGKVALRPAS, encoded by the coding sequence ATGACCGCCTTGTCCCTGGAGAAGTCGATGGTCCGGAAGGGTGTGCTGTCGTTGGTGACGTGGGTGCTCGTGGCGGGCCTTGCCACGGCGCAGGGCCTGCCGGCAGGGGCGCCGGAACAGGTCGGGATGGCCGGCGATCGGCTGGCGCGCATCAGCTCCACGATGCGGGCCCTGGTCGACCAGGGCCGCGTCGCCGGGACGGTGACGCTCGTGGCGCGCAACGGCAAGGTCGTGTACCACGAGGCCGCCGGCAAGCGCGACGTCGAGAAGAACGTCGCGATGACCACCGACACGCTCTTCCGCATCGCCTCGATGAGCAAGGCGATCACCAGTGTCGCCGTCATGATGCTGGTCGAGGAAGGCAAGGTCCACCTCGACGACCCGGTGTCGCGGTTCATCCCGTCGTTCGCGAAGACGACGGTCGTGGTGCCGCCCGCCACCGGGGCGCCCAGTGCCGGCACGGCGGGCACGGCGCCCGCGGCGCGGCCCATCACGATCCGTCACCTGCTCACGCACACCGCGGGCATCTCGTACGGCAACGGCAACCCGTTCGAGGCCGACTACCGGGCCGGCGGCGTGATCGGCTGGTACTTCGCCGACAAGGACGAGCCGATCGCCGCCACCATCGACCGCCTGGCGAAGCTGCCGATGGACTCGCAGCCGGGCGACAAGTACGTGTACGGCTTCAACACCGACATCCTCGGGGTGGTCGTGGAGAAGGCCAGCGGGCTCACGCTCGCCGACTTCATGCGCACGCGCATCTTCGAGCCGCTCAAGATGGGTGACACGCAGTTCTACGTCGATCCCGCCAAGGCCGACCGTCTCGCGACGGTGTACTCGATGCCGAAGGCCGGCGGCTCGCTGGAGCGCGCGCCGGAGCCGGGCATGGGCCAGGGCCACTACGTGAACGGACCGCGCAAGTCGTACTCGGGCGGTGCCGGCCTGGTGTCGACTGCCTCCGATTACGCGCGCTTCCTGCAGATGCTGCTCAATGGCGGCACGCTCGACGGGGCGCGGCTGCTGAGCCCGAAGACCGTCGAGCTGATGACGTCCAACCACGTCGGCGCCCTGTATTCCAACGGCAACTTCGGCTTCGGACTCGGCTTCGAGATCACCGAGCACGTGGGCCGCTCCGGCCGCCCCGGCTCGGTCGGCGAATACGGGTGGGGCGGCGCCTACCACACCAAGTTCTGGGTCGACCCGGTCGAGAAGCTCGTGGTGGTGTTCATGACGCAGTTGCTGCCGGCGGCCGGTTCGGACGCGCACATGACGTTGCGTCAGCTGGTCTACGGCGCCGTCGTCGACGCGCCGAACGCGACGGTCGGGAAGGTGGCACTGCGACCGGCATCGTGA
- a CDS encoding HD domain-containing protein, with translation MLAILRAATYAAAAHVGKTRRNLPDPYINHPLRVAEHAVRAGLDEDAIVAALLHDVVEDTDLTWDDLLAAGFSERAVTLARLLTKWWEAGDDDTTPDKATYYGRILEDADALALKLLDRADNLRDVARIVGQRREFAEKYLKKTRREFPPLYERCRNAHARDTFAESLASLELALERRR, from the coding sequence ATGCTTGCAATCCTGCGCGCCGCGACCTATGCCGCCGCGGCGCACGTCGGCAAGACCCGGCGCAACCTGCCCGACCCCTACATCAACCACCCCCTCCGCGTCGCCGAGCACGCGGTCCGCGCCGGGCTCGACGAAGACGCCATCGTCGCCGCCCTGCTGCACGACGTGGTCGAGGACACCGACCTGACGTGGGACGACCTGCTCGCCGCGGGCTTCTCGGAGCGCGCCGTCACCCTGGCCCGCCTGCTGACCAAGTGGTGGGAGGCCGGCGACGACGACACGACCCCCGACAAGGCGACGTACTATGGCCGCATCCTCGAGGACGCCGATGCGCTGGCGCTCAAGTTGCTCGACCGGGCGGACAACCTGCGGGACGTGGCGCGCATCGTCGGCCAGCGACGGGAGTTCGCCGAGAAGTACCTGAAGAAGACGCGCCGGGAGTTCCCGCCGCTGTACGAGCGGTGCCGGAACGCCCACGCGCGCGACACGTTCGCCGAGAGCCTGGCCAGCCTGGAGCTGGCACTCGAACGGCGCAGATGA